The Amycolatopsis sp. NBC_01480 genome segment GCCACCAGTACTTCGCTGATCCGGCGGCCGTCGTCCGCCTCGAGCATGGTGAGCACCTCGAGCGTGCGCGGGTGCATGGTCGAGCCGCGGGACTGACGGCTGGGCCCGGTGTTCCGCTCGTACACCGCCACCCGGACCCCGGCCGCGTCCAGCAGCGCGGCGGCCATCAGCCCGACCGGACCGCCGCCGACCACGATGACGTCCATCGTCCAGCTCCCCTCATCGACAACTTCTACGAACGTGAAGATAATGAATGTTGTCCGATGAGGCAAGGAGTGACCGGCAAGAGCACCTGTTTGCCTTATCCCCCCAGGGGAGAAGCGGAGTACAGCGCCCGGACCGCGGCGTGGATCCGGGCTTCGACCGCGCCGGCGTCGGACGCGTCGAGCTTGCCGTCGAGGTGGAGGAAGGCCAGGCCGTGCACCAGGGCCCAGACGGCGGTCGACAGCGCTTCCGGCTCGCCACCGGGAAACGCGCGCTCGACGATGCCGCTGACGTACCCGGAGATAGCGGCGGTCGCGGCGACGCGCTCGGCACTGCCCGGATCGCAGGGCTCCACGAACATCACCCGGAACAACGCCGGATGATCAAGGGCGAACCGGACATACGCGACGGCGACCGCGGCCAGATCCTCCGTCGTCGAAGGCTCCGGATGCGCCTCGTACAGCTTCGCGCCGAGTTCGCCGTAACCCTCCGCCGCGACCGCGGAGACCAGGGCGTCCCGATCGGCGAAGTGGCGGTAGGGCGCCGTCGCGGACACCCCCGCACGCCGCGCCACCGCCCGCAGCGACAACGCCGCGCTGCCGTCCTCTTCGAGCAGCTCGCGCGCCGCGCGCAGGCAGGCGGCGCGCAGATCGCCGTGGTGGTACCGGTCAGCCGCCTTGGCCATGGATCACTCCCGCGCGATGTTGACGGTGCTTACATCGTGGGCTAATGTAAGCGCTGTACACATAGTAGCCGACCCAGCGGACCCTGGAGAAACGATGACCCCGCACAACCACGTCGCCGTCATCGGCACCGGCTTCGGCGGCATCGCGGCCGCGGTCCGCCTGCGGCGAGCCGGGTTCGACGACCTCGTCCTGCTGGAGCGGGCCGGCGACGTCGGCGGTGTCTGGCGCGACAACGACTACCCCGGCGCCGCGGTCGACGTGCAGAGCGATCTGTACTCGTTCTCGTTCGCGCCGAACCCCGCCTGGCGCACCACCTATGCCAGGCAGCCCGAGCTCCACGCCTACCTCAGGCAGGTCACCGACCAGTTCGGGCTCCGCCGGCGGACGGTCTTCGGCTGCGAGGTCGAACGGCTCGACTGGGACGCCGCCGAGCAGGTGTGGCGGCTCCGTACCGCCCAAGGCCCGCGCACCGCCGCCCACGTCGTCGTCGCGACGGGCGCGCTCGCGGACCCGGTCGTGCCGGATCTGCCGGGCCTGGACCGGTTCGGCGGGGTCAGCTTCCACTCCGCGAGGTGGGACCACGACCACGACCTGACCGGGAAACGGGTCGCGGTCGTCGGCACCGGGCCCTCGGCCGTGCAGTTCGTGCCGGCCATCCAGCCCGAGGTCGAGCGGCTGACGGTGTTCCAGCGGACCCCGGCGTGGGTCGTTCCCCGGCACGACCGCGAGATCAGCGTCCTCAGGCAGCGCCTGTACCGGAACGCGCCGTTCCTGCAGCGGCTGGCCCGGCTCTCCCGCTACGTCCGTCGCGAATGGACGGTGCTCGCCTTCCGGCACCCGGCGCTGATGAAGCTGCCCGAGCGCGGGGCCCGCAAGCACCTCGAGCGGCAGGTCCGCGACCCCGGGCTGCGCGCCCGCCTGCTCCCCGGATTCCGGTTCGGCTGCAAGCGCGTCCTGATCTCCGACGACTACCTGCCCGCGCTCGCGCAGCCCAACGTCTCACTTGTCACCGACGGCATCCGCGAGATCGACGAGCACGGCATCATCGACGCCGCCGGCACCCGGCACGCGGTCGACACGATCATCTTCGGCACCGGGTTCCGCACCACCGCGCTGCCCCTGACCGACCGGATCCACGACGCCGGCGGCCGCACGATGGCCGAGGCCTGGGGCGACCGGCCCAGCGCCTACCTGGGCACCGCCGTCGCGGGCTTCCCCAACTGCTACCTGATGCACGGGCCGAACGTCGGACTCGGCCACACGTCGGTGATCCACATGCTGGAGTCGCAGGCCAACTACCTCTCGGCGGCCGTCAGCCACGCCCGCGACCACGGGCTCGCGTCCGTCGAACCGACCGCCGCGGCCCAGGAAGACTTCACCGGCCACGTCGAAGCGCTCGGCGCCGGCAGCGTCTGGACCACCGGCGGCTGCCGGAGCTGGTACCTCAACGAGCACGGCGTCAACACCAACATCTGGCCGGGCAGCACCCTCGAATTCCGCCGGCGCACCCTCCGGTTCGAGCCCGCCCACCACCGGCGGCATCGCCGGACCGCCGGTTTGACCACCGCCTTATTCTGACCACATCGGACACACACGGAAAGCGAAGTGCTTGTCATGCGGGCATATCTGTTGACCCGGTACGGAAACGCGGACGCCATGGAGCTGCGGGAGGTGCCCGAGCCGTCCCCCGGCGCCGGCGAGGTGCTCATCCGGGTGCACGCGGCCGGGCTGAACCCGATCGACTACAAGGTGCGGGCCGGGCAGCTGCGCCTGCTGAGCCGCCTCGACCTGCCGATGGTCGCGGGCAGTGAGCTGGCCGGGGTCGTCGAGGGACTCGGCACCGGCAGCACCCGGTTCGCCGTCGGGGATCGGGTGTACGCCCGGGTGGACAAGATGAAGCTCGGCGCCTTCGCCCAGTACGCGGTGGTCGACGAAAACCTCGTCGCGAAAATGCCGGAGTCCCTGGATTTCGCCGAGGCCGCCGGGCTGCCCCTGGCCGGTCTGACCGCGCTGCAAGGGCTCCGCGACGAGCTGGCGGTCTCCCCGGGCGATCGGGTATTCATCTCCGGCGGCGCCGGCGGGGTCGGCACCCTGGCCATCCAGCTGGCCG includes the following:
- a CDS encoding TetR/AcrR family transcriptional regulator, with protein sequence MAKAADRYHHGDLRAACLRAARELLEEDGSAALSLRAVARRAGVSATAPYRHFADRDALVSAVAAEGYGELGAKLYEAHPEPSTTEDLAAVAVAYVRFALDHPALFRVMFVEPCDPGSAERVAATAAISGYVSGIVERAFPGGEPEALSTAVWALVHGLAFLHLDGKLDASDAGAVEARIHAAVRALYSASPLGG
- a CDS encoding flavin-containing monooxygenase produces the protein MTPHNHVAVIGTGFGGIAAAVRLRRAGFDDLVLLERAGDVGGVWRDNDYPGAAVDVQSDLYSFSFAPNPAWRTTYARQPELHAYLRQVTDQFGLRRRTVFGCEVERLDWDAAEQVWRLRTAQGPRTAAHVVVATGALADPVVPDLPGLDRFGGVSFHSARWDHDHDLTGKRVAVVGTGPSAVQFVPAIQPEVERLTVFQRTPAWVVPRHDREISVLRQRLYRNAPFLQRLARLSRYVRREWTVLAFRHPALMKLPERGARKHLERQVRDPGLRARLLPGFRFGCKRVLISDDYLPALAQPNVSLVTDGIREIDEHGIIDAAGTRHAVDTIIFGTGFRTTALPLTDRIHDAGGRTMAEAWGDRPSAYLGTAVAGFPNCYLMHGPNVGLGHTSVIHMLESQANYLSAAVSHARDHGLASVEPTAAAQEDFTGHVEALGAGSVWTTGGCRSWYLNEHGVNTNIWPGSTLEFRRRTLRFEPAHHRRHRRTAGLTTALF